One genomic window of Corallococcus caeni includes the following:
- a CDS encoding phosphoenolpyruvate carboxylase produces the protein MARSRPVDPPLRRDVRLLGRLLGEVLVEQEGQALFDKEEEVRLLAIQRRRGPVAGRRAAAAELAAVLRRLPSEQVEPVLRAFSVYFQLVNLAEQHHRIRRARAHASPTATRPQKGSLEATLLTLKAAGVSADKVRETLGTLKVTLTFTAHPTQAVRRTLLEKLYRLARLLEERDRCALTPRESAANLTAMREEITALWQTDELRRERPTVGDEVKNVHWYVEEMLSEPVARLPEALDWAFERAYGEPLGVLDTPVRVHSWVGGDMDGNPLVTPEVFADTLRAHRARGLRLLLRDVEQLGGMLSQSERHARPTQELERSLEEDAKALPDVAKQQGPRTLGEPWRRKLRFMEERLSLALAHVLARRQGQDSTLPPGAYRSPEALLEDLAVLERSLFAARAENAGLREVRRMSERVRALGLGLGELEVRAPAEDAVSAAASFDGGPPPTEGGKRLLEVLARLREGQDEGGESVCRTLILSMASTADDVLAAFQCLKHAGLWDNARQCATVDVAPLFEQLGALDGGPEVLRQLFAHPEYRQHLKGRGVQEVMVGYSDSGKEVGLLAAAAALYRAQAALTHVADEHDVPLRLFHGRGETVARGGGPAQTAILALPPGTVAGAYKATEQGEAMDHKYARPELTQRTLELVVGGVLLHTLDAQPRPSPEDESAFRAAFDVLAEEGRKAYRGLVWEDPRFVEFFMTGTPVEEIAALPIGSRPSKRKAGGLDTLRAIPWSFAWTQTRAILPAWYGVGSALEAYAATPEGAALLQRMYKEWPFFHTVIDNVTMVLAKTDMAIAARYAKLAPASTRPLWLRIQQEHSRTRRAVKSLTGEAKLLDNNPQLQRSIALRNPYVDPMSFLQVELLKRKREGDAECDRPLLLALNGIAAGMRNTG, from the coding sequence ATGGCGCGTTCACGTCCCGTGGATCCCCCGCTGCGGCGGGATGTCCGGCTCTTGGGCCGGCTGTTGGGTGAGGTGTTGGTGGAACAGGAGGGACAGGCCCTGTTCGACAAGGAGGAGGAGGTCCGCCTCCTGGCCATCCAGCGCCGGCGCGGTCCTGTGGCCGGACGACGCGCCGCGGCGGCGGAGCTGGCGGCGGTGCTGCGGCGGCTGCCGTCGGAGCAGGTGGAGCCGGTGCTGCGCGCCTTCTCCGTCTACTTCCAGCTGGTGAACCTGGCGGAGCAGCACCACCGCATCCGCCGCGCCCGGGCCCACGCGAGCCCCACCGCCACCCGGCCCCAGAAGGGGTCGCTGGAGGCGACGCTCTTGACGCTGAAGGCCGCGGGCGTGAGCGCCGACAAGGTGCGTGAGACGCTGGGGACGCTGAAGGTGACGCTGACGTTCACCGCGCACCCGACCCAGGCGGTGCGCCGGACGCTGCTGGAGAAGCTCTACCGGCTGGCGCGGCTGTTGGAGGAGCGCGACCGGTGCGCGCTCACCCCGCGCGAGTCCGCCGCGAACCTCACGGCGATGCGCGAGGAGATCACCGCGCTCTGGCAGACGGACGAGCTGCGCCGCGAGCGCCCCACCGTGGGCGACGAGGTGAAGAACGTCCACTGGTACGTGGAGGAGATGCTGTCGGAGCCGGTGGCCCGGCTGCCGGAGGCGCTGGACTGGGCCTTCGAGCGCGCCTACGGCGAGCCCCTGGGCGTGCTGGACACGCCCGTGCGCGTGCACTCGTGGGTGGGTGGCGACATGGACGGCAACCCGCTGGTGACGCCGGAGGTGTTCGCGGACACGCTGCGCGCGCACCGCGCCCGGGGGCTGAGGCTGCTCCTGCGCGACGTGGAGCAGCTGGGCGGCATGCTGTCGCAGTCGGAGCGGCACGCGCGCCCCACCCAGGAGCTGGAGCGCTCGCTGGAGGAGGACGCGAAGGCGCTGCCGGACGTGGCGAAGCAGCAGGGCCCGCGCACGCTGGGCGAGCCGTGGCGCCGCAAGCTGCGCTTCATGGAGGAGCGCCTGTCGCTGGCGCTGGCGCACGTGCTGGCGCGGCGGCAGGGGCAGGACTCCACGCTGCCGCCCGGGGCCTACCGCTCCCCGGAGGCGCTGTTGGAGGACCTCGCGGTGCTGGAGCGGTCGCTCTTCGCGGCGCGCGCGGAGAACGCGGGGCTGCGCGAGGTGCGCCGCATGTCCGAGCGCGTCCGCGCGCTGGGCCTGGGCCTGGGCGAGCTGGAGGTGCGGGCGCCCGCGGAGGACGCGGTGAGCGCGGCGGCGTCCTTCGACGGCGGACCGCCCCCCACCGAGGGCGGCAAGCGGCTCCTGGAGGTGCTGGCCCGGCTGCGCGAGGGCCAGGACGAGGGCGGCGAGTCCGTCTGCCGCACGCTCATCCTCTCCATGGCCTCCACGGCGGACGACGTGCTGGCGGCCTTCCAGTGCCTGAAGCACGCGGGCCTCTGGGACAACGCGCGGCAGTGCGCCACCGTGGACGTGGCGCCCCTCTTCGAGCAGCTGGGCGCGCTGGACGGCGGGCCGGAGGTGCTGCGCCAGCTCTTCGCGCACCCGGAGTACCGCCAGCACCTGAAGGGCCGGGGCGTGCAGGAGGTGATGGTGGGCTACAGCGACTCCGGCAAGGAGGTGGGCCTGCTCGCCGCGGCCGCGGCGCTGTACCGCGCCCAGGCGGCGCTCACCCACGTGGCTGACGAGCACGACGTGCCCCTGCGCCTGTTCCACGGCCGCGGTGAGACGGTGGCGCGCGGCGGCGGCCCCGCCCAGACGGCCATCCTCGCGCTGCCGCCGGGCACGGTGGCCGGGGCCTACAAGGCCACCGAACAGGGCGAGGCGATGGACCACAAGTACGCGCGCCCGGAGCTCACCCAGCGCACGCTGGAGCTGGTGGTGGGCGGCGTGCTCCTGCACACGCTGGACGCGCAGCCGCGTCCGTCCCCGGAGGACGAGTCCGCCTTCCGCGCCGCCTTCGACGTGCTGGCGGAGGAGGGGCGCAAGGCGTACCGCGGGCTCGTCTGGGAGGACCCGCGCTTCGTGGAGTTCTTCATGACGGGCACGCCGGTGGAGGAGATCGCCGCGCTGCCCATCGGCTCGCGCCCCAGCAAGCGCAAGGCGGGTGGGCTGGACACGCTGCGCGCCATCCCCTGGAGCTTCGCCTGGACGCAGACGCGCGCAATCCTCCCGGCCTGGTACGGCGTGGGCAGCGCGCTGGAGGCGTACGCGGCCACGCCGGAGGGCGCGGCGCTCTTGCAGCGCATGTACAAGGAGTGGCCCTTCTTCCACACGGTCATCGACAACGTGACCATGGTGCTGGCCAAGACGGACATGGCCATCGCGGCGCGGTACGCGAAGCTGGCCCCCGCGTCCACGCGGCCCCTGTGGCTGCGCATCCAGCAGGAGCACTCGCGCACGCGCCGCGCGGTGAAGTCGCTCACCGGGGAGGCGAAGCTCCTGGACAACAACCCGCAGCTGCAGCGGAGCATCGCGCTGAGAAACCCCTACGTGGACCCCATGTCCTTCCTCCAGGTGGAGCTGCTCAAGCGCAAGCGCGAAGGGGACGCGGAGTGCGACCGGCCGCTGCTGCTGGCGCTCAACGGCATCGCTGCGGGCATGCGGAACACCGGTTAG
- a CDS encoding immune inhibitor A domain-containing protein, translating to MRKNPSWLALGLLALAAPSAYAERAWYEKPQSDVAAPAASLRKSVVQDVTDDLPHRLGEQQKELKAQALRERLEGRGQPGKVQKLANGKFVELELERTDRIFVILVEYGTQIHPVYGNPATNPGGNIPGPLHNEIPAPDRAVDNTTIWQPNYDRAHFEKLYFDTTPGADSVANYYKAASSGRYTVSGTVSEWVKVPYNAARYGNNLCGSSSCSNSVWPLISDAIKAWTNAQLAAGKTPAEIKAYLDTFDTWDRYDYDGDGNFDEPDGYIDHFQIVHAGMGEEVGGGAQGTNAVWSHRWFAYSTGGSADGTGPAYNPNGGTRFNANVDKWVGDYTIQPENGGLGVFAHEFGHDLGLPDHYDTTNAADNGTGFWTIMSSGSYLNDGTTDIGSRPGDFFAWDKLQLGWLDYATTSAGLYSYHRLGPAEFTSQNAKQALLVKLPGKPIVQPTTAPFEGQGMWQGGQGNNLDRVLEKTVKLPNKTPITFSFQTWFDIEEDWDYAYVALSVEGGPFVNLPSPVSRDTNPWGNNLGNGITGTSNGWVPLSFDLSAYAGKKVTLKIRYKTDGAEFGKGFLVDFVQLFAKNTYVFGDDGEWGHKWWDKSTFFVTDGTNTLYDHYYLAEWRQFRGYDETLATGPYNYGFSADGLYDWAERYPYNPGLLVTYWDTSQSNNNVSQHPGAGRILPIDSRPQPLQRSDGRYWSGRVQTHDATFGLEPSFPLSIKPNGFPRNEYPSQPAVPVFNDTNEFWYSTQPYGGVKVPKTGTIIEVLSTNKNDTVMQVQVRPVE from the coding sequence ATGCGGAAGAATCCGTCTTGGCTGGCCCTGGGCCTGCTCGCGCTCGCGGCGCCGTCCGCGTACGCGGAGCGGGCTTGGTACGAGAAGCCGCAATCCGACGTCGCCGCGCCGGCCGCGTCGCTGCGCAAGTCCGTTGTGCAGGACGTCACGGACGACCTGCCGCACCGGCTGGGTGAGCAGCAGAAGGAGCTGAAGGCGCAGGCCCTGCGGGAGCGCCTGGAGGGCCGTGGTCAGCCCGGCAAGGTGCAGAAGCTGGCGAACGGGAAGTTCGTGGAGCTGGAGCTGGAGCGCACGGACCGCATCTTCGTGATCCTCGTGGAGTACGGCACGCAGATCCACCCGGTGTACGGCAACCCCGCCACCAACCCGGGCGGCAACATCCCGGGCCCGCTGCACAACGAAATTCCGGCCCCTGACCGGGCGGTGGACAACACCACCATCTGGCAGCCGAACTACGACCGCGCGCACTTCGAGAAGCTCTACTTCGACACGACGCCGGGCGCGGACTCGGTGGCGAACTACTACAAGGCCGCGTCCTCCGGCCGCTACACCGTGTCCGGCACGGTGTCCGAGTGGGTGAAGGTGCCGTACAACGCCGCCCGCTACGGCAACAACCTGTGCGGCAGCTCCAGCTGCTCCAACTCCGTGTGGCCGCTGATCAGCGACGCCATCAAGGCGTGGACCAACGCCCAGCTGGCCGCCGGCAAGACGCCCGCGGAGATCAAGGCGTACCTGGACACGTTCGACACGTGGGACCGGTACGACTACGACGGCGACGGCAACTTCGACGAGCCGGACGGCTACATCGACCACTTCCAGATCGTCCACGCCGGCATGGGCGAGGAAGTCGGCGGCGGCGCGCAGGGCACCAACGCCGTGTGGAGCCACCGCTGGTTCGCGTACAGCACGGGCGGGAGCGCGGACGGCACCGGCCCCGCGTACAACCCGAACGGCGGCACGCGCTTCAACGCGAACGTGGACAAGTGGGTGGGCGACTACACCATCCAGCCGGAGAACGGCGGACTGGGCGTGTTCGCGCACGAGTTCGGCCACGACCTGGGCCTGCCGGACCACTACGACACGACGAACGCGGCGGACAACGGGACGGGCTTCTGGACCATCATGTCGTCCGGCTCGTACCTGAACGACGGCACCACGGACATCGGCAGCCGTCCGGGTGACTTCTTCGCCTGGGACAAGCTGCAGCTGGGCTGGCTGGACTACGCCACCACGTCGGCGGGCCTGTACTCGTACCACCGGCTGGGCCCCGCGGAGTTCACGTCGCAGAACGCGAAGCAGGCGCTGCTGGTGAAGCTGCCCGGCAAGCCCATCGTGCAGCCCACGACCGCGCCGTTCGAGGGTCAGGGCATGTGGCAGGGCGGCCAGGGCAACAACCTGGACCGCGTGCTGGAGAAGACGGTCAAGCTGCCGAACAAGACGCCCATCACCTTCTCGTTCCAGACGTGGTTCGACATCGAGGAGGACTGGGACTACGCCTACGTCGCGCTGTCCGTGGAGGGTGGCCCGTTCGTCAACCTGCCCAGCCCGGTGAGCCGCGACACGAACCCCTGGGGCAACAACCTGGGCAACGGCATCACCGGCACGTCCAACGGCTGGGTGCCGCTGTCGTTCGACCTGTCGGCCTACGCGGGCAAGAAGGTCACGCTGAAGATCCGCTACAAGACGGACGGGGCGGAGTTCGGCAAGGGCTTCCTGGTGGACTTCGTGCAGCTGTTCGCGAAGAACACCTACGTCTTCGGTGACGACGGCGAGTGGGGCCACAAGTGGTGGGACAAGTCCACGTTCTTCGTGACGGACGGCACCAACACCCTCTACGACCACTACTACCTGGCCGAGTGGCGCCAGTTCCGCGGCTACGACGAGACGCTGGCCACGGGCCCGTACAACTACGGCTTCAGCGCGGACGGCCTGTACGACTGGGCGGAGCGCTACCCGTACAACCCCGGCCTGCTCGTCACGTACTGGGACACCTCCCAGTCGAACAACAACGTGTCCCAGCACCCCGGTGCGGGCCGCATCCTGCCCATCGACTCGCGCCCGCAGCCCCTGCAGCGCAGCGACGGCCGCTACTGGTCCGGCCGCGTGCAGACGCACGACGCGACGTTCGGCCTGGAGCCCAGCTTCCCGCTGTCCATCAAGCCCAACGGCTTCCCGCGCAACGAGTACCCCTCGCAGCCCGCGGTGCCGGTGTTCAACGACACGAACGAGTTCTGGTACTCCACGCAGCCGTACGGCGGCGTGAAGGTCCCGAAGACGGGCACCATCATCGAGGTGCTGTCGACGAACAAGAACGACACCGTGATGCAGGTCCAGGTGCGTCCGGTCGAGTGA
- a CDS encoding CotH kinase family protein: MVLRPRVALLIGLLVLSASACGPEPERRLSEAELPAPLQPRVTLDGHEPDTHRLFGTVASDAGGVRVEVFEDGRFLGHADVGGGRWSLPWWPGRRALALEVVARDRQGAEARARVDFQHLTFDARPGLYQPETLLALPTAPGLRTYFTRDGSTPTPASSRYTGPIALLRRSTPPVRWAFVPTTAPSAVEGSRWVTPLEEPPQAAVVRYRQYAGTEPVGPVRTRTLVIGRTPYTLPVLSLVSDAANFFDPATGIYVPGLLSQAQPDNPEAANYTQDGKEWERPVHVEWFESSGDRVFAQDAGVRIHGSGSAVLPQKSLRLYAKEDYGPKSFAGAVFPGSGVTEFTRLVVRTSGQDQGITKLRDCALQGLLAQTRLALQACRPTLVFIDGEYWGLHEMRERLDEYYLASHYGVDRKKAVILEGGGALDVGEAGDEQPYQALIDFVATHDLAVPEHFAWVRTQIDVEDFIDFQVAQLYLANVDWPENNVKFWRLRTKKLEPAAPYGHDGRWRWLVYDLDFALRFGPDFDSLGRVLDEPSPVAAWSTLLLKGLLQSPEFKARFIERFLWHLEHTFAAERVTAALDAVAEALAPEMPDHVARWSQPASVEAWNGHVQYLRETLVQRPAFMRQLLEQHLGPLEHAALGQPPQ, from the coding sequence ATGGTTCTTCGTCCGCGTGTCGCCCTCCTCATTGGCCTCCTCGTCCTTTCCGCCTCCGCCTGCGGGCCTGAACCCGAACGGCGGCTGAGCGAGGCCGAGCTTCCGGCGCCCTTGCAGCCGCGCGTCACCCTCGACGGGCATGAACCGGACACGCACCGGCTGTTCGGCACGGTGGCGAGCGACGCGGGCGGGGTGCGGGTGGAGGTGTTCGAGGACGGGCGCTTCCTGGGGCATGCCGACGTGGGCGGCGGCCGCTGGAGCCTGCCCTGGTGGCCGGGGCGCCGCGCGCTGGCGCTGGAGGTGGTGGCGCGCGACAGGCAAGGCGCCGAGGCGCGGGCCCGCGTCGACTTCCAGCACCTGACGTTCGACGCGCGGCCCGGGCTCTACCAGCCGGAGACGCTGCTGGCGTTGCCCACGGCCCCGGGCCTGCGGACGTACTTCACGCGGGACGGCTCGACGCCCACGCCCGCGTCGTCGCGCTACACCGGCCCCATCGCGCTGCTGAGGCGCTCCACGCCGCCGGTGCGGTGGGCCTTCGTCCCCACGACGGCGCCCAGCGCCGTTGAAGGCTCGCGGTGGGTGACGCCGCTGGAGGAGCCGCCCCAGGCCGCGGTGGTGCGCTACCGGCAGTACGCGGGCACGGAGCCGGTGGGCCCGGTGCGCACCCGCACGTTAGTCATCGGCCGGACGCCGTACACGCTGCCGGTGCTGTCGCTCGTCAGCGACGCGGCGAACTTCTTCGACCCGGCGACGGGCATCTACGTCCCCGGCCTCCTCTCCCAGGCGCAGCCCGACAACCCGGAGGCGGCCAACTACACGCAGGACGGCAAGGAGTGGGAGCGCCCCGTCCACGTGGAGTGGTTCGAGTCCTCCGGCGACCGCGTGTTCGCCCAGGACGCGGGCGTGCGCATCCACGGCTCGGGCAGCGCGGTGCTGCCGCAGAAGAGCCTGCGGCTGTACGCGAAGGAGGACTACGGCCCGAAGTCGTTCGCGGGCGCGGTGTTCCCCGGCTCGGGGGTGACGGAGTTCACGCGGCTGGTGGTGCGCACGTCCGGACAGGATCAGGGCATCACGAAGCTGCGCGACTGCGCGCTGCAGGGGCTGCTGGCCCAGACGCGGCTCGCGCTCCAGGCCTGCCGTCCCACGCTCGTGTTCATCGACGGTGAGTACTGGGGCCTGCACGAAATGCGCGAGCGCCTGGACGAGTACTACCTGGCGTCGCACTACGGCGTGGACCGCAAGAAGGCCGTCATCCTGGAGGGCGGCGGGGCGCTGGACGTGGGGGAGGCGGGGGACGAGCAGCCCTATCAGGCCCTCATCGACTTCGTGGCGACGCACGACCTTGCGGTGCCGGAGCACTTCGCCTGGGTGCGCACGCAGATCGACGTGGAGGACTTCATCGACTTCCAGGTCGCGCAGCTCTACCTGGCCAACGTGGACTGGCCGGAGAACAACGTGAAGTTCTGGCGGCTGCGCACGAAGAAGCTCGAACCGGCCGCGCCCTACGGACACGACGGCCGCTGGCGCTGGCTCGTGTATGACCTGGACTTCGCCCTGCGCTTCGGCCCGGACTTCGACAGCCTGGGGCGCGTGCTGGACGAACCGTCGCCGGTGGCGGCCTGGTCGACGTTGCTGCTGAAGGGGCTGCTCCAGTCGCCGGAGTTCAAGGCCCGCTTCATCGAGCGCTTCCTCTGGCACCTCGAGCACACCTTCGCCGCGGAGCGGGTGACGGCGGCCCTGGACGCGGTGGCGGAGGCGCTCGCGCCGGAGATGCCCGACCACGTGGCGCGCTGGAGCCAGCCCGCCTCCGTGGAGGCGTGGAACGGGCACGTCCAGTACCTGCGGGAGACGCTGGTTCAGCGTCCGGCGTTCATGCGCCAGCTGCTGGAGCAGCACCTGGGGCCGCTGGAGCACGCGGCCCTGGGGCAACCGCCTCAGTAG
- a CDS encoding DUF2845 domain-containing protein has protein sequence MRAHPAALVIACLALPSLAYASALRCDNKIVSEGASKTDALAKCGEPVSRESRTEYVTRKVKAKTPTEEDSTEVTSSTTVDEWTYNFGPHRLLQVAIFRDGRLVDVRSGSYGY, from the coding sequence GTGCGTGCCCACCCCGCCGCCCTCGTCATCGCCTGCCTCGCCCTGCCCTCCCTCGCGTACGCGTCCGCGCTCCGCTGCGACAACAAGATCGTCTCCGAAGGCGCCTCCAAGACGGACGCGCTGGCCAAGTGCGGTGAACCGGTTTCGCGGGAGAGCCGCACGGAGTACGTGACCCGGAAGGTCAAGGCCAAGACGCCCACCGAGGAGGACTCCACGGAGGTGACGTCCTCCACCACCGTGGACGAGTGGACCTACAACTTCGGGCCCCACCGGCTCCTCCAGGTCGCCATCTTCCGCGACGGCCGCCTCGTGGACGTGCGCAGCGGCTCCTACGGCTACTGA